The DNA sequence CGCTAGCCGAGTCGTCTCGCGCGGCGTTGCACGCTGCGATCGACATCGCTCGCGACGCTGGCGTGACGGTGTCGTTTGACGTCAACCACCGCGCCTCACTGCTGCCCGATGCCACTGAGGCGCGCGAGATCTACCGTGCCCTCGCCGAGCGTGCCGACATCATTTTTGCCGGCGATGACGAAGCGGAGATTCTCACCGGCGAGCGTGAACACGAGGCACAATTGCATGCCCTACTCGCGCTGGGTGCGCAGACTGCGGTCGTCAAACTGGGTGCCGATGGCGCGCTCGCCGGAACCAACGCGGGCACCGTCGTGCGCGTGGCGGCCCTGACCGTTGACGCCGTCGACACGGTCGGCGCTGGCGATGCCTTCGTCGCCGGGTTCCTCACTGAAACCGCACGCGGACTCACCCTCGCCGAGTGCCTCGAGACCGCAACCGCAACCGGCGCGTACGCATGCCTCGCCCACGGTGATTGGGAGGCCGCCCCCACTCGGCGCGACCTCGCCGCCTTCCTGGCAACCGGCGACCCCGTCTCCCGCTAGGTATCTGGTTTCGCCTGCCCCGTGGTTCCGCCCTTCTGGTTCCGCCCTTCTGGTTCCACCCTTCTGGTTCCGTCGGCCCTGTCCTGACGTACGGAAAACGTCGTGAGGGAAGGAGAACTCGGCCAAAATCTCCTCCTCCCACGTCACTTTCCTCCCGCCGCGACGCCGAGGGCGCGCGCTACCTTCCCCAGCACCCGCCGCCCCGAGGTATACGCCGCTTCGCGCCGCCGCTTCTCTCTCCCTGGCTCGGCTCCATGGTTCCGGAACCAGTGGTTGCGCACCAGCGGCCCGCGGGTTGCGCCGCTTCGCGCCGCCGCTCTGTCGCGAGAACGAGAGAAAACAGCGGCAACCATGCTTTTCGGCCGAAAATCTATCGCTGTCGCGACATTCTGTCGCTCTCACGACGACGTGATCGCCACACATCACCCCACCCGCTCCCCCTCTCGTTAGGCTCATGACATGGCTTCTCTGACTGTTTCGGTTCCGACTGCCCGACTCCTCGGCGATGTCACGGCATTGCTTTCTGCGGATGAACTCGCCACCGTCGAGGTGTTCGAATGGGCGCTCGATGATGCATCCGGCCGCGACAACATCGACATCGTCGTTGCGCCATACATGTCGGCGACCAAGACGCTGCCGTCACTTGCTGGCGTCACGACCCAGCTCGTGCAGAGCCAGTCGATCGGGTGGGACGATGTTCCGGCACACTTGCCTGCCGGCCACACTTTCGCGAATGCGACCTCGGTGCACGAGGCGGCAACCGCCGAACTCGCCCTCGCGCTGACGCTCGCGAGCCAGCGCCGACTCCCCCTCTACGTGCGCCAACAGACCGAAAGCACGTGGCGTGGACGCTTCTCCCCCAGCCTCGCCGACCGCCGCGTGATGGTGCTCGGCTACGGCGGAGTGGGGAAGGCCATCGCCGCCCGCCTCGCGCCGTTCGAGGTTGAGATTATTCCGGTCGCGTCGACCGCCCGCGACGAAGATGGCGTGCAGGTGCACGGCATCGATGAGCTCGCTGACCTGCTCCCGACGACCGAGATCCTCATTACCTCTCTGCCTGGCGGCGACAAGACCCACCATGTCATCGATGACGCGGTGCTCTCCGCGCTCCCCGATGGCGCACTCGTGGTCAACGTTGGCCGCGGCTCACTCATCGACCCGGCCGCGCTCGTCGAACACACCGCATCCGGTCGCTTGCGCGCCGCCGTCGATGTCACCGAGCCCGAACCGCTCCCCGCCGACAGCCCGCTGTGGGGCATCGAAAACGTGCTCATCACGCCACACGTCGGCGGCGCGGCATCGTCGATGCAGCCGCGCATCGCTCGCCTCATCGTGCGTCAGATTCGTCACCTACTGGCTGGCGAAGCACCCGAAAACGTCGTATTCACCAGCTAAGGAACGCGAAAGCGGAACCACGCTGCGGCGGGTTCTCGGTCGCTGCAGATCCTCGTTAGACCTCCACGCCCACGCTGGGCGCTGGGCATCCTCACTCCACACCAGCGCGGCGTCGCGATGCACCCGCGCGCACGCTGGGCGCTGACGCGACGTCGGCCACGCTGATCGCCGCACGCTGGGCGCTGGGCGCTGCGGCGGGTTCGCGGTCGCTGCGGATCCTCGCTAGACGCCCACGCAGTCGCGGGGCGCTAACGCGACATCGCCCAACGCCGTCGCGTGCCAGAACGTCACCCGAGCAACCGCTCCAACAACACCTCGGGCTCGACGCGGGGGCCGGTGAAGAACGGGGTCTCCTCAATCACGTGGCGGCGGGCCTCGGTGGCGCGCAGCTCGCGCATCAGGTCAACGATGCGAATGAGGTCATCCGACTCGAACGCGAGTAGCCACTCATAGTCACCAAGCGCGAATGAGGCGACAGTGTTGGCGAGCACATCGCGGTAGTCGCGGGCGGCCGCACCGTGGTCGCGGAGCATCTGCGCGCGCTCAGCTTCTGGTAGCAGATACCACTCGCGCGAGCGCACAAACGGGTAGACACAAATGTATCCACCGGGTTTCTCGCCAGCCAAAAACGCGGGCACGTGCGCGCGGTTAAACTCGGCCGCGCGGTGCACGCCGATGTTCGACCACACCGGTTCCAGTGCCCCCGCAGACGCAGAAACCACCGCGCGGTACGCGGCCTGCAGTGTCTCCACTTCACCCGCATGCCACCAGATCAACACATCGGCATCGGCGCGGAAGCCCGAGATTTCATACCAGCCGCGCGTGGTCAGCCCGTCGACGCGAGCAAGGGTTGCCAGCACGTCTGCGGGGGCGGCGGAACCAACACGTTGCGCTCGAAAGACGGCGTACATCGTGTAGTTCACGGCGGCATTGACCTCTTCGGCGAGGTGCGAGTGGTCGATGAGGGGGTGATGTGACATGTCAGTCTTCCGATCCTGCGATGACGGGGAGTCCGGTAATTTCGCCGTCGCGCATGCGGCAGCTTCCGGCGGGGGCAACGTCGGGAAAAGCGGGCAATGCGCCCACAGTGACGGCCGAAACGCTGTCGCCGCGTTCGCGTGCCTCGCGCTCAAGCACCATGTCAACCAGGCCACTGATGAACAGCGGATGCGTCGACGCGGTTCCGGCGCGCACCGCGACCATGCCGAGTGACGTCGCCGTCTCCAGCGCCTCCGTGTCGAGGTCGTACGCGACCTCCATGTGGTCGGAGATGAAGCCGATCGGCGCGATCACGACCTTGCGAACACCGGCCGCTGCCAACTCCTCGAGGTGGTCGTTGACGTCGGGTTCGAGCCACGGAACCATGGGGTTGCCGGAGCGGGAGCAGTACGCCAGCGACGACGGCAGGTCATGGCCGTAACGGGCCCGGAGGCCGGCGTCGATGGTTGCCCGCACATCTTCATGCTGTTCGGCATATCCGGCACCGGTGCGGGCGGACGCGTCCTGCATCGTGTTGGGGATGGAGTGCGTGACGTACACGACATGAGTGTCGGTCGCACCGCCCTCGAGTGAGTCAATCGCCGTGATGATCTGTTCGCGGTTGGCACCGACAAAACCCGGGTCATTGAAGAACGGACGGAGCATGTCAATGTCGGGCGCATTGTCGCCGAGCTCGGCGACGGCTTCTGCGAGATGCTCGCGGTACTGACGGCTGCCCGAGTACGACGCGTAGGCGCTGGTGACGAGGGTAAGGACGCGGCGCGCACCGAAGGCGCTCGCGTCGCGCAGGGTGTCGACGGTAAACGGATGCCAGTTTCGGTTGCCCCAGATCACGGGCAGGTTCTCACCGCGTGCACGAAGCTCAGCGGCAAGCGCGTCGATGAGCGCGAGGTTCTGCTCGTTGATGGGACTCTTGCCGCCGAAGTGGTAATAGTGCTCCCCCACTTCGACAAGGCGTTCGTCTGGAATACCTTTGCCATCGGTCACATTCTTGAGGAAGGGCAACACATCGGGCGTGCGATTGGGTCCGCCGAAGGAGCAGACCAGCAGGGCGTCGTATGGGGCGGTGGCGCGGGGAGTTTCAGGCACGCGGTCAACCTATCATCAGATGAAGATCTTCATCTGATGATTCGCTGAGCTTCCTCTGCGCACGACCCAAAGTGACGGATTCGCCAAAATCACCGCGAAATACCGCACTAATTGCTGCCTCAGCAGCAAATAGCCCGGGCGAACATCGTCCAGCGCAATAGGCTGAGAGGAACGAGGGAGGTGCCCGTGGCTGAACCAATGGGAAGCGCGCTGGCGCGCACAACGCTGGCACAGTTGAAGGCGCGAATTTCCGCTGGAGAATGGCCCGTCGGATCCCGCATCCCGACCGAGCCAGAGCTCACCGAACAACTCGGTGTTGGCCGCTCCACCGTGCGCGAGGCCGTACGCTCGCTGGCCACGCTCGGCATGATCGAAACGCTCCCGGCCCGCGGCACATTCGTACGCTCACTCACCCCCGCGCCGTCGCTCCTTTTCGATGCGCTGCAGACCTATCACCCGGCCGAACTCATCGGAATCCGCCGGGCGCTCGATGTCGAAGCCGCTCAGACCGCGGCGGCCCAGTGGGTACCCGAACGCCTCGAGGCCATGGAGACGGCGGTAGCCATCGAGATGGAAGCCATGCGCGAACACAACGCCGGCATCCCCGGCGGCGTCACCCGTTGCACGCTCTTTCACGGCGCGATTGCTCAGGCGTCAGGCAACCGTCTGCTCGCCGACCTCGACACGTCACTCTCACGTGCGCTCGATTCGTCCGGCCTCGGTGCGCACATCGCCGAAAGCATCGACCCCGCGATCCTGCTCAACGAGCACGACCGTATTCTCACGTCGATCCGCTCTCGTGACGTCGCAGCAGCCGCCCACCTCATGGCCCTGCACTCTGACGCCGCGCTGCGCACGCTCCGCCACAGCGTGCTCACCACCGAGATGACCAAACTCACCCAGCAGCCCGGCTGATAAGCCAACGGATGGGCTCGGCGGCTCTCGTCAGAGCGGTGGCCGAGCGCCCGCGCCGCTTGTCTCTCGTCGGAACTTGTGTGACTGGTGAGGCCGTTTCACGGCGTGTCGCGTGACGACGCGCAACATCTCCGACGCGAGAAGAGAGTCACGGCCTCGGCGCGGAACCACGGCTCGGAACCATTCGGAGCCATCGGCACGGAACCATCAGCTCGGAACTATGCGGAACCATCCGCTGGGAACTCTCGGCACGGAGCAATCAGCGCGGAACTACTCGGAACCATCGGCTGGGGCGCGACGCGCGTTGCGGCCAGACACATGGTTCCGCACGCCTCGGACTAGGCGTCGCGACGATACTCGTCAAAGTCCGCATGACTCGCGAACCACGCAAACCCGGCGCGCTCGGCAACTCGCACCGATGCACCATTCGCCGGCTGAATCTGCGCGCTCAGCGGCACATCGCGCTGCTCAGCGCGGGCAATCTCGATCATCGCGTCGAGAATTTGCCCGGCATACCCGTGCCCCCAGCGGTCGGGGTCAACCCAATATCCGAGCTCGGTCGCATCGTCCGGAAACATGATCGCGCCCAGCCCGACCACAGCCTCACCATCAAACGCGAGATACCAGCGGCGAAACGTGTCGCCGCCGCCCGCACTCAGCACGCGTGCTTTCGTGAACTCCGGAGTCCACACCGAAGCGCCACCGACGTATCGGTTCACCCGCTCGTCTTGCGACCAACGCATCACGGTATCGACATCGTCGGGTGTGACGAGTCGCAACTGCAGTGTCATAGCGCCACCATAAAGCGCGGCACCGACATTCGCGAGGCTTACGAGTGGAAGACGGCGTGCAGACGCGGGTCGCCGACGGCTTCGCGGCCGCCGAGCTCGTCGATTTCGAACAGCACGGCGGTGCCGATGACGGAACCACCGAGCCGAGCGACGAGGTCGTGGGCTGCTCCGAGGGTGCCGCCGGTGGCGAGCACGTCATCGATCAGTAGCACCGTGGCGCCGTTGGGAATGTCGTCGTGCGCTTCGATCGTCGCCGTTCCGTATTCCAGCGCGTACGAAACAGCAGCCGCTGGGCGAGGCAGCTTGCCTGCCTTGCGGATCGGAATGAGACCGACGTTCGCGTACGTTGCAGCTGCACCGGCGAGCAGGAAGCCACGAGCCTCGATGCCTGCCACGTAGTCAAACTCACCCTTGAACGGGGCGATGAGGGCGTCAATGGTGGCGACGAGCGCGCGGGCGTCAGCCAGCAGCGGGGTGATGTCACGGAACAGCACACCGGGTTGCGGGTAGTCCGGGATGTTGCGGATCAGGGAATGGGCGCGGTCAAGCTCAGCCGAAGTCACTCTGGTAAGGATACTCGCGCCACATGAGAGTTTGATGGACTGCTCGCTCCCGCGCCGGCCAGAAGATTCCTGGTTCCGCACGGAATATCGGGTCATGATGCCCATTATGAAAGCGCTCTCACGGTAAGATATCCACGTCATACGTGTGGTGTGCGCATCTCTGTTGCCTCTTGCCGGGCACCGTCGCGATGACTTCAGGTGCGCATTGCCCAACGAGACTCCCGCCGCGCCTCGGACCCGAAACTTCGGGAGTCTCATGAGGCGCACGCGCTCAACTCAAGCGCGCGGCCGCACCCTAATAGGTGCTGGCGTCGCAACGCTGTTCATTGGTTCGCTCGCCGTCGCCGGATCCCCGGCTGCCGTGGCGGCACCGACGGCATTCAACCCGTTCTCAATTAACAACGGTTTCACGGTGGTGGCGCAGGGAGATGCGACACTCAACAATGGCGAGGTCGAAGGCTCCGTGGCCGCATTCGGCACGTTGCAGTCGGGAAACCAGAACGGTTACCCCGTGATTCACAAGGCCGCCGGCCTCGCTGACTACACGGTTCCGACCATCGATGGCGTGCCGGTTCACCTATTGGCCACAGAATTCGTTGCAGCTGGCTCGTTCGATCTCAGCAACCGTGACGACTCACACTCCATCGCCTCAGATTCGCCCGAAGCTCTCGCGACCGCGAAGTTCGTCTCGATTG is a window from the Microbacterium sp. NC79 genome containing:
- a CDS encoding sugar kinase; its protein translation is MSLDVLTIGESLGLTVANEIGAPMRGDQLTLTFGGAESNVAIGVARLGGAAAWVGRLGNDALGDLIVRELRGEGVSVFAARDDAALTSLMMKSRPRPGATSVSFYRRGFAGSRLSAADLPVDAIRGANILHITGISAALAESSRAALHAAIDIARDAGVTVSFDVNHRASLLPDATEAREIYRALAERADIIFAGDDEAEILTGEREHEAQLHALLALGAQTAVVKLGADGALAGTNAGTVVRVAALTVDAVDTVGAGDAFVAGFLTETARGLTLAECLETATATGAYACLAHGDWEAAPTRRDLAAFLATGDPVSR
- a CDS encoding NAD(P)-dependent oxidoreductase; protein product: MASLTVSVPTARLLGDVTALLSADELATVEVFEWALDDASGRDNIDIVVAPYMSATKTLPSLAGVTTQLVQSQSIGWDDVPAHLPAGHTFANATSVHEAATAELALALTLASQRRLPLYVRQQTESTWRGRFSPSLADRRVMVLGYGGVGKAIAARLAPFEVEIIPVASTARDEDGVQVHGIDELADLLPTTEILITSLPGGDKTHHVIDDAVLSALPDGALVVNVGRGSLIDPAALVEHTASGRLRAAVDVTEPEPLPADSPLWGIENVLITPHVGGAASSMQPRIARLIVRQIRHLLAGEAPENVVFTS
- the hemQ gene encoding hydrogen peroxide-dependent heme synthase; the encoded protein is MSHHPLIDHSHLAEEVNAAVNYTMYAVFRAQRVGSAAPADVLATLARVDGLTTRGWYEISGFRADADVLIWWHAGEVETLQAAYRAVVSASAGALEPVWSNIGVHRAAEFNRAHVPAFLAGEKPGGYICVYPFVRSREWYLLPEAERAQMLRDHGAAARDYRDVLANTVASFALGDYEWLLAFESDDLIRIVDLMRELRATEARRHVIEETPFFTGPRVEPEVLLERLLG
- a CDS encoding ferrochelatase, which produces MPETPRATAPYDALLVCSFGGPNRTPDVLPFLKNVTDGKGIPDERLVEVGEHYYHFGGKSPINEQNLALIDALAAELRARGENLPVIWGNRNWHPFTVDTLRDASAFGARRVLTLVTSAYASYSGSRQYREHLAEAVAELGDNAPDIDMLRPFFNDPGFVGANREQIITAIDSLEGGATDTHVVYVTHSIPNTMQDASARTGAGYAEQHEDVRATIDAGLRARYGHDLPSSLAYCSRSGNPMVPWLEPDVNDHLEELAAAGVRKVVIAPIGFISDHMEVAYDLDTEALETATSLGMVAVRAGTASTHPLFISGLVDMVLEREARERGDSVSAVTVGALPAFPDVAPAGSCRMRDGEITGLPVIAGSED
- a CDS encoding FadR/GntR family transcriptional regulator — encoded protein: MAEPMGSALARTTLAQLKARISAGEWPVGSRIPTEPELTEQLGVGRSTVREAVRSLATLGMIETLPARGTFVRSLTPAPSLLFDALQTYHPAELIGIRRALDVEAAQTAAAQWVPERLEAMETAVAIEMEAMREHNAGIPGGVTRCTLFHGAIAQASGNRLLADLDTSLSRALDSSGLGAHIAESIDPAILLNEHDRILTSIRSRDVAAAAHLMALHSDAALRTLRHSVLTTEMTKLTQQPG
- a CDS encoding GNAT family N-acetyltransferase, which translates into the protein MTLQLRLVTPDDVDTVMRWSQDERVNRYVGGASVWTPEFTKARVLSAGGGDTFRRWYLAFDGEAVVGLGAIMFPDDATELGYWVDPDRWGHGYAGQILDAMIEIARAEQRDVPLSAQIQPANGASVRVAERAGFAWFASHADFDEYRRDA
- a CDS encoding adenine phosphoribosyltransferase, with the translated sequence MTSAELDRAHSLIRNIPDYPQPGVLFRDITPLLADARALVATIDALIAPFKGEFDYVAGIEARGFLLAGAAATYANVGLIPIRKAGKLPRPAAAVSYALEYGTATIEAHDDIPNGATVLLIDDVLATGGTLGAAHDLVARLGGSVIGTAVLFEIDELGGREAVGDPRLHAVFHS
- a CDS encoding collagen-binding domain-containing protein; its protein translation is MRRTRSTQARGRTLIGAGVATLFIGSLAVAGSPAAVAAPTAFNPFSINNGFTVVAQGDATLNNGEVEGSVAAFGTLQSGNQNGYPVIHKAAGLADYTVPTIDGVPVHLLATEFVAAGSFDLSNRDDSHSIASDSPEALATAKFVSIDGLTGSNRGGGNAGGDFLRVTNAEGGNLDLKAVPFAGASVSDLKTTESSVAAYFADPVAHITATNACLASMYSPELR